In the Roseimicrobium gellanilyticum genome, one interval contains:
- a CDS encoding FAD-dependent oxidoreductase: protein MRSLVLLLTVFVCWSMLPAQTSAATLNIEADLLIVGGNESACAAAVQAARLGVKRIVLVNDIDWLGGEFSAEGVGCLDEWTLVKGRHANFPRSGLFSEVVQRIRAHNSAKYGLASPGNAFCGTETIEPAAAAKIFEELVEPHVKSGALRIERGWQPLNVMVEKGRVMSVEFERTTSGAERLTVQAKMTMDASDWGDVIRLSGAKYGAGPDLRSRFGEPSAPESFDDAVGAQEMNPISWCLVLRETGGKDATIPKPASYDPRSFAALDRIPPWVESDMSTGMYSSSGNSPYTHRRLVDRWHNGFAPGTEATFLNYPTQDYPLCQLPQRLVDALEKDEPGASKKNFVNLTPRQRAIVFADIKEHALGMLYHLQTVVHDRVGDFPQSFRYMALTEEFGTADRLPPKPYVREGLRLEALYMVREQDIRAEGRQPAWAKAMPTDSVFGFQFNIDFHPTRRRFLTEDRNGPWQNVHTPSRGWHTDTDRAVFPLRGLVPVEMKGLIGAGKNIGVSSVVQSALRLHGQMMHAGQAGATLAWMCLRDGVEPREIAGDMSKVRELQLKLVRGCDGPGLLLWPWHDLAPDAAYFEAANMLAVRGIWQPEGTNLFFEPEKPVTRRELARLIVRVCRALPEAKEWPRVNENAKPLYQDVFADDADRRAIEAMIAWGDFQPTAPQFNPDGVANWNTLHAWLTRLGLPVAKGLLEGGRTNQPLLRGEAAQFLWRVLLQRGEWLPEKGTWLKPDGDEDGDRVKNLEDAMPFDADNNRVLDRIEARLSK from the coding sequence ATGAGATCCCTTGTTCTATTGCTAACCGTCTTTGTGTGCTGGTCGATGCTTCCCGCACAAACGAGCGCTGCCACTCTGAACATCGAAGCCGACCTCCTCATCGTCGGCGGGAATGAATCCGCGTGTGCCGCAGCCGTGCAGGCAGCGCGACTCGGCGTGAAGCGCATCGTGCTGGTGAATGACATCGACTGGCTCGGTGGCGAGTTCAGCGCGGAGGGGGTGGGCTGCCTGGACGAGTGGACACTCGTGAAGGGCCGCCATGCGAACTTCCCCCGCAGTGGCCTCTTCTCCGAAGTGGTGCAGCGCATCCGGGCGCACAACTCGGCCAAGTACGGCCTCGCCAGCCCAGGCAATGCGTTCTGCGGCACGGAAACCATCGAGCCAGCGGCAGCGGCGAAGATTTTTGAGGAGCTGGTGGAACCGCACGTGAAGAGCGGTGCCTTGCGCATCGAGCGCGGATGGCAGCCGCTGAACGTGATGGTGGAGAAGGGGCGCGTGATGAGTGTCGAGTTCGAGCGCACCACGAGCGGTGCAGAGCGGCTGACCGTGCAGGCAAAGATGACCATGGATGCCAGCGACTGGGGCGATGTGATTCGTCTCAGTGGCGCGAAGTATGGCGCGGGGCCGGACTTGCGTTCGCGCTTCGGCGAGCCGAGTGCGCCGGAGTCGTTCGATGATGCCGTGGGCGCCCAGGAGATGAATCCCATCTCGTGGTGCCTTGTGCTGCGTGAGACGGGCGGCAAGGATGCGACCATCCCGAAGCCGGCGAGTTATGACCCGCGTTCCTTCGCCGCGCTGGACCGCATTCCGCCGTGGGTGGAGAGTGACATGAGCACGGGCATGTACTCCTCCAGTGGGAACAGTCCGTACACGCATCGCCGCCTCGTGGACCGCTGGCACAATGGCTTTGCTCCGGGCACAGAGGCGACCTTTCTGAACTATCCCACGCAGGACTATCCACTCTGCCAGCTGCCGCAGCGGCTGGTGGACGCGCTGGAGAAGGATGAGCCGGGGGCCTCGAAGAAGAACTTCGTGAACCTCACGCCACGCCAGCGCGCCATCGTGTTCGCGGATATCAAGGAGCACGCGCTGGGCATGCTGTATCACTTGCAGACAGTAGTGCATGATCGCGTGGGAGACTTCCCACAGTCCTTCCGCTACATGGCGCTTACAGAAGAGTTCGGCACGGCAGACCGCCTGCCGCCGAAGCCCTATGTGCGCGAGGGCCTGCGTCTGGAAGCGCTCTACATGGTGCGTGAGCAGGACATCCGCGCAGAGGGAAGGCAGCCCGCGTGGGCGAAGGCGATGCCGACGGACTCCGTGTTCGGTTTTCAGTTCAACATCGACTTCCATCCCACGCGGCGAAGGTTCCTCACGGAGGATCGCAACGGTCCCTGGCAGAATGTGCACACGCCTTCACGCGGCTGGCACACGGACACGGATCGCGCGGTGTTCCCATTGCGTGGACTCGTGCCGGTGGAGATGAAGGGGCTCATCGGTGCAGGGAAGAACATCGGCGTGAGCAGCGTGGTGCAGTCGGCCTTGCGATTGCATGGACAGATGATGCATGCGGGTCAAGCAGGCGCGACGCTCGCATGGATGTGCCTGCGCGATGGCGTGGAGCCGCGTGAGATTGCCGGCGACATGTCCAAGGTGCGTGAACTGCAACTCAAGCTCGTGCGTGGCTGCGATGGACCGGGCTTGTTGCTCTGGCCGTGGCATGACCTCGCGCCGGATGCAGCGTATTTCGAAGCGGCGAACATGCTCGCCGTGCGCGGTATCTGGCAGCCGGAGGGGACGAATCTGTTCTTTGAACCGGAGAAACCCGTGACGCGTCGTGAGCTGGCGAGGCTGATCGTGCGTGTGTGCCGTGCGTTGCCCGAGGCCAAGGAGTGGCCGCGGGTGAATGAGAACGCCAAGCCGCTGTATCAGGATGTATTCGCGGATGATGCAGACCGCAGGGCCATCGAGGCGATGATCGCGTGGGGAGATTTCCAGCCCACTGCGCCGCAGTTCAATCCGGACGGCGTGGCGAATTGGAACACGCTGCACGCGTGGCTCACGCGGCTGGGATTACCGGTGGCGAAGGGCTTGCTGGAAGGTGGCCGCACCAATCAGCCTCTGTTGCGTGGTGAGGCGGCGCAGTTTCTGTGGCGGGTGCTGTTACAGCGCGGCGAGTGGCTGCCTGAGAAGGGCACGTGGTTGAAGCCGGATGGAGATGAGGATGGCGATCGCGTGAAGAACCTCGAAGATGCGATGCCATTTGATGCGGATAACAATCGGGTGCTGGATAGGATTGAGGCGCGGCTCTCAAAGTAG
- a CDS encoding efflux RND transporter permease subunit, which produces MNFSDFFIKRPIFAGVLSIVIFLVGAISMLRLPVSEYPEVIPPTVVVTAKYPGANPKTIAETVSTPLEQSINGVENSLYMFSQATSDGTMTLTITFALGTDPDKAQVQVQNRVAQALPKLPEEVTRNGVVTAKSSPNLTMVVHLFSPDGRYDDVYVSNYATLQVKDVLTRLPGVGLVQSWGAGEYAMRVWLDPNKLASRNLTTGDVIAAIREQNVQVASGAVGKQPNANGADTELLINTKGRLVNEDEFGEIIVKIGARGERTLLRDIARIQLGANEYALRSLLANKTAVGIGVFQLPGSNAIELSNNVRKTMTELKKEFPEGLDYAIAYDPTVFVRSSIEAVVHTLLEAILLVVLVVILFLQTWRASIIPLAAVPVSLVGTFAVMSALGFSINALSLFGLVLAIGIVVDDAIVVVENVERNISLGHSPFEATKIAMREVTGPIVATALVLSAVFIPTAFISGLTGQFYKQFALTIAISTVISAFNSLTLSPALSALLLRDHHAPKDALTRFMDKALGWFFRPFNRFFEWASNKYSNGVARLIRVSVAALIVYGGLLFFTGHVFKQVPAGFVPSQDKQYLVAFAQLPDAASLERTDEVMRRMGEIVAQHPGVETSLAFPGLSINGFTNSPNSGIIFPMLKDFKERKGKPGMSGEEIAKDLQAKFNEIQDAFVAVFPPPPVNGLGTTGGYKLYVEDRAGLGYDELYKATQDLITKANQTPGLAGMFSSFTINTPQLDVEVDRAKAKQQGVPLANIFEAMQVNLGSLYVNDFNRFGRTYQVIAQADAEFRANAEDIMRLKTRNAAGEMVPLGSLVKVEETYGPDRAMRYNGYAAADISGAAAPGYSSGQAEAILEKLAAETLPKGMVLDWTDLTYQRIIAGNTGMYIFPLSILLVFLVLAAQYESFRLPFAVLLIVPMALLSAMLGVWLTAGDNNIFTQIGLIVLIGLAAKNAILIVEFAVKLREEGKGIVEAALEASRLRLRPILMTSIAFIAGVFPLVVSTGAGAEMRQAMGVAVFAGMIGVTIFGLFLTPIFYVVLEKLGVKKAKSEAKDKTLTETHPESVVTA; this is translated from the coding sequence ATGAACTTCTCGGACTTCTTCATCAAGCGCCCCATCTTCGCGGGCGTGTTGTCCATCGTCATCTTCCTGGTGGGCGCCATCTCCATGCTGCGCCTGCCGGTCAGTGAGTATCCCGAAGTGATCCCGCCCACGGTGGTGGTCACCGCAAAATATCCCGGCGCCAATCCCAAGACCATCGCGGAGACCGTCTCCACTCCATTGGAGCAATCCATCAATGGCGTGGAGAACTCGCTCTACATGTTCTCCCAGGCCACGAGTGATGGCACCATGACGCTGACCATCACCTTTGCCCTGGGCACGGACCCGGACAAGGCGCAGGTGCAGGTGCAGAACCGTGTGGCCCAGGCGCTGCCGAAGCTGCCGGAGGAAGTCACACGCAACGGCGTGGTCACCGCGAAGAGCTCGCCGAACCTCACCATGGTGGTGCATCTCTTCTCCCCCGACGGCCGCTATGATGATGTGTATGTGAGCAACTACGCCACGCTGCAGGTGAAGGACGTACTCACCCGCCTGCCCGGTGTGGGCCTCGTGCAATCCTGGGGCGCGGGTGAGTATGCCATGCGTGTGTGGCTGGACCCGAACAAGCTCGCCTCACGCAATCTCACCACGGGCGATGTGATTGCGGCCATCCGCGAGCAGAACGTACAGGTGGCCTCCGGCGCCGTGGGCAAGCAGCCGAATGCGAACGGCGCGGACACGGAACTGCTCATCAACACCAAGGGCCGCCTCGTGAATGAAGACGAGTTCGGCGAGATCATTGTGAAGATTGGCGCGCGCGGTGAGCGCACCCTGCTGCGCGACATCGCCCGCATCCAGCTCGGGGCGAATGAATATGCGCTGCGCTCCCTCCTGGCGAACAAGACCGCCGTGGGCATCGGTGTCTTCCAGCTTCCCGGGTCGAATGCCATCGAGCTCTCCAACAACGTGCGCAAGACGATGACGGAGCTGAAGAAGGAATTCCCCGAGGGACTCGACTACGCCATCGCCTATGACCCCACGGTGTTTGTGCGCAGCTCCATCGAGGCGGTGGTGCACACGCTGCTGGAGGCCATCCTGCTCGTGGTGCTGGTGGTGATTCTCTTCCTGCAGACGTGGCGTGCCTCCATCATCCCGCTCGCGGCGGTACCTGTGTCCCTCGTGGGTACCTTCGCAGTGATGAGCGCGCTCGGCTTCTCCATCAATGCGCTCTCCCTCTTCGGCCTGGTACTGGCCATCGGCATCGTGGTGGATGACGCCATCGTGGTGGTGGAGAATGTGGAGCGCAACATCAGCCTGGGTCACTCGCCCTTTGAAGCGACGAAGATCGCCATGCGCGAGGTGACGGGTCCCATCGTGGCCACGGCGCTGGTGCTCTCCGCGGTGTTCATTCCCACGGCCTTCATCAGCGGCCTCACCGGACAGTTCTACAAGCAGTTCGCACTGACCATTGCCATCTCCACGGTGATCTCCGCGTTCAACTCACTCACGCTCTCGCCCGCCCTGAGCGCGCTCCTGCTGCGCGACCACCATGCGCCGAAGGATGCGCTCACGCGTTTCATGGACAAGGCGCTTGGCTGGTTCTTCCGTCCCTTCAACCGCTTCTTCGAATGGGCGTCGAACAAATATTCCAACGGGGTCGCGCGTCTCATCCGTGTGAGCGTGGCGGCATTGATTGTGTACGGCGGGTTGCTCTTCTTCACCGGTCATGTGTTCAAGCAGGTGCCCGCGGGCTTCGTGCCTTCGCAGGACAAGCAGTACCTCGTGGCCTTTGCCCAGCTTCCCGATGCCGCCTCGCTGGAGCGCACGGATGAAGTGATGCGCCGCATGGGTGAGATCGTGGCGCAGCATCCCGGCGTGGAAACCTCGCTGGCCTTCCCCGGCCTTTCCATCAATGGCTTCACGAACAGTCCGAACAGCGGGATCATCTTCCCCATGCTGAAGGACTTCAAGGAACGCAAGGGCAAGCCTGGCATGTCCGGTGAGGAGATCGCGAAGGACTTGCAGGCAAAGTTCAACGAGATCCAGGATGCCTTCGTCGCCGTGTTCCCACCGCCGCCGGTGAACGGTCTCGGCACCACGGGTGGTTACAAGCTCTATGTGGAGGACCGCGCCGGTCTCGGTTATGACGAGCTCTACAAGGCCACGCAGGATCTCATCACGAAGGCGAACCAGACGCCCGGTCTCGCGGGCATGTTCTCCAGCTTCACCATCAACACGCCGCAACTCGATGTGGAAGTGGACCGCGCCAAGGCGAAGCAGCAGGGTGTGCCGCTCGCGAATATCTTCGAGGCCATGCAGGTGAACCTGGGCTCGCTGTATGTGAATGACTTCAACCGCTTCGGCCGCACCTACCAGGTGATTGCGCAGGCGGATGCCGAGTTCCGCGCCAACGCCGAGGACATCATGCGCCTGAAGACACGCAACGCCGCCGGTGAGATGGTGCCGCTTGGCTCCCTCGTGAAAGTGGAGGAGACCTATGGTCCCGACCGCGCCATGCGCTACAACGGCTATGCGGCTGCGGACATCAGCGGTGCTGCTGCTCCCGGCTACAGCTCCGGTCAGGCCGAGGCCATCCTGGAGAAGCTCGCTGCCGAGACCCTACCGAAGGGCATGGTGCTCGACTGGACGGACCTCACCTACCAGCGCATCATCGCGGGGAATACCGGGATGTATATCTTCCCGTTGAGCATCCTGCTCGTGTTCCTCGTGCTCGCCGCGCAGTATGAGAGTTTCCGCCTGCCCTTCGCCGTGCTGCTGATTGTGCCCATGGCCCTGCTCTCCGCCATGCTCGGCGTGTGGCTCACCGCGGGCGATAACAACATCTTCACGCAAATCGGTTTGATTGTGCTCATCGGCCTCGCCGCGAAGAACGCCATTCTGATTGTGGAGTTCGCCGTGAAACTTCGTGAAGAAGGCAAGGGCATCGTGGAAGCTGCGCTTGAAGCTTCGCGCTTGAGGTTACGTCCCATCTTGATGACCAGTATCGCGTTCATCGCCGGTGTGTTCCCGCTGGTAGTGTCCACCGGCGCCGGTGCCGAAATGCGCCAGGCGATGGGCGTGGCGGTGTTTGCCGGGATGATTGGCGTGACGATCTTCGGCTTGTTCCTGACACCTATCTTTTATGTGGTGCTGGAGAAGCTGGGGGTGAAGAAGGCGAAGAGTGAAGCAAAAGACAAAACGCTCACCGAAACTCATCCAGAATCCGTCGTGACCGCCTAA